The sequence below is a genomic window from Mauremys mutica isolate MM-2020 ecotype Southern chromosome 23, ASM2049712v1, whole genome shotgun sequence.
CGGCTGCAGGGGAGCCctctctcctcctcacccccttgGGAATTCCTGCCCCCAGAATCTGGAAGGGAATCACTCAGACAGCGTGTGCTCCTTCAGCCACCCAGGGAGCTGGAATTTCCTGCCATTGCTTTGTTGCCCTTTTGCACAGACGATGCTTTCGGCCCTAGATGTCTAAGCTGTTGCTACTGGAAATGTTTTCTGACCCCCCTTCCAAAAGGCTCTTGCAGCATGTCAGCTACAGCCCAGCTGGTTGATGCAGCTGCATGAtaacagcctgggagctgagttgTTCCTTGAATGGTCCCGTGTAAGAGCTGGCAAGTAGTGTGTAGCAAGCCTGATTATTCAGCACAAGTTACCATGAATAGTCCTGCCACCAGATACTTTATTTGCTGCATATTTCAGGGAATAATCCTTGCCTGGTGGATTGTTCACAAGCAGCGCATTGCTGGGATTTATTGGGACTTTTAGAACCAGGACTTGGGAGCTTGCGAGGTcaatgcccagctctgccacagactccctgtgtgaccttggtaaAGTCACTTcatagctctgtgcctcagtttccccatctgtaaaatgaggctaacaGTCCCTAGCTGCCGGTGAGGGGGAAGAGAATAACACAGTTGATGGGTGTTGGGTGTGTGCTGAACATGGAATAATCTAAGAACCCTGTGATGTGAGAACGTAATGAACACTGGTGGGACCCGGGCAGTGAGGTGAAGTTATTGAATATTGGGTTTGAAGACTTTCCTGGATGAAGCCATTGTTCTAGTTTAGTAGGAGGCTACTGGAAGCAACACAATGGAACCAGCTAAGCAACTTCCAAACAATTAAAAGACAATGGAGGAAACTATTAGCTTCCAGGCGCCTATATCCTTTCGCCATCAAGTTGCCAATGCTGGGAAATGAGAGCTCACAGGGCGCCACACAGCTACAAAAGGGTGATCAGAAGGACTGTGCAGCTCTTAAAGAAGTCactccctgcagctggggggcaggtgtGGCTTGGGAGTTAGGGAAATGGATTATgccacccacacccctccccaggaGCTTCAGCGGGGCTGTAGGAATCACAGACCTACCAGGATCCTGCTATTGAAGATGGTTAGATGCCTGGTAAACTATGGCCGGGAACTACAAGAGGGTGCTCAGACATAATGCTGCAAAGGGCCAGGTAAATTAGCTACTTAATCTGAATATGGGACCTGATCCTCaccaggtgtaaatcagcatcgcttCATCCACTGTGctggagttacactgatttacaccagcagaggagctGGCCACTAGCTGTGCTGGGCTCCTGACAtggcttctgctccctgcttgcGTCAGTGAGGTCACCTTTGAAAATGCCAAAATAGGTTTCCCCACAAATGCTCTGCGTTAGTGGGCAGTGACCACTGTGTGGCAGCCGATGGCCCTTGGGTGAGACGAGGCCGGCAGCGAGGGGGTGAGGCTCCCTGGCTGAGGTGCTGGGATCCTGTGGCATAAGGACTCAGGCCGTTAGCACAGCAGGGCCCCGACAGGGTGGTAGAGGCGGCTTGGCCAGCTCCGGGAGAACCTTCCAACTCCACAGAAAGCTGCTAGGGCCAGGCAAGGAAAACGTGCAGGCTTCTGACCTcctgtcactggcctgctgggtgatctggGCCAACTCCCGGCCCCTCACCTTCCCCCTTGGTTCTGATGGGGATAATAAACTCCAGAGGGCTCCTCAATGCCTGCTGGTGAGGAGTCAGGGATTCCTGGCTGGAAGGACAGCAGGGCAGAGGGTTATTATTACAGCCCGACTTGGGAGCAAGTGCAGGAGATAAACACAAACAGCAAGTGCTGCTAATAAAGCTGTCAGCTGGGGGATCAAGGAGCCAGCGCGAAGCTGGCTGCTAATTCAGCTCTTACCATCCATAACATCTGTGGGAAATAGGGTGACCTTTAACCCCAGAGCGCTCGAGGAAACAGGGCTGTAGCGATACAAAGTGCTGAACAGGCTGCTGACACCAGGGATTCATCAACGGATTGATCGCCATCAGCAGTGGACGGACGGGCTGGTGCAGAGAGCGAAGGCTCcgggaaagaaagggggagggaacCCCAAGAATCAGGAATGTTTTagcagccccatcacagccagatCCTGCCCCCAGGTGCTGAGCGTGCCAACTGGAGACTCAGCACCGCAGAGTCGGATTCGATTGAGGGCACCAGGATAAGTTGGGATGGTTCAGGCATTTCAAGCCCTGGCATCGTTAGTGACAGTGGAATTAATGAATAGTTGTAGTTTACCTCGCCCTGGGCATTCAAGGCCTCAAGCGACATGCACTAGCTCCTATGTACTTCTGAGAATTGGGGCCCTTAGTCACTGTCTGGCACTCACAGGAGGAAGTCCCCCGTCATGGGCGCTGGCTCCGAATCCCCCTGCGCTTCAATTCCAGGCAGCTTCCCTGGCCACGGCGTGGAGCCCTGTGAGCTGCGAACATCCTTTCCCTTTGCACCATCCAGCACCGTCAAATTCATCAGTCACTGAAATTGACGAGGCTCCAAAGAAACACTGTTCCCCAAGCTCCCGGCTATCACTCAGCAAACGGCACCTATACACACCCGCAGCAAAGGGCCAGACTGcgtacatgtgtgtgtgtacacgtacacgcacgcacacacacacacctgagccACAAGCACTCAGCACCCACCCGCCCAGTGTCCAGAGATGCTCAGcactcaccccgccccccactgacttcagagggagctgcaggctctcagcacctttgaaacAAGGTCAGGTCCCTTCCCAGGTGACATtagctgagctctgtgccttgggcTGGTGCAGGGTCCTTTTAGCTGAGAGCTTAAGAAAGAAAGTTGTATCTATTCTGCATAGACATTGCAGAGCCCACGTAAGACCGGGAGGTTCACTGCACTGTCCTTGGCTGAAAAGTGCCACCTCTCTGCTCCTGTGCACATGCCAGCGCAGGGGCCGGCGTCTCCCACCCAGCTGCCTGGCGAGTTTGGGGAGGACTGAGTGGCTCAGTAGGGACAACAGAAGGAGCTGGGTCAGAGGGGTCGGTTTGCAGTTCCAGGGTCACACTGAAGGAGGGCAGCACCCCACTCGCTCCTCCCGAACCCCCCGTTTTGTGCTTTTTCTACCTCGACGTTGCAGCAGCACGggtgccaatgcacctcactgCCACTTGGGGGCGCACCGCCTCACGGTACAGCCAGGCCCACAGACAGCAGGGAAAGCGCTAGGGGGCTTGTGGGTAGATTTCAGGCATTTGGGTTTGTCTGGGCCAGGCTCTCCCACCGCCATGGACAGTTGGCTCCACCGGCCTGCagagctgctctgctcccagcactgcaggggcTGCACCAGCTGGAGACCACCAGAGGTTTTTTCCAGGCCGAGGTACTAGTGAAACAAGCCCCCGGACGATGCAAACGCCGAGGTGCCAGGCTTTCACTGAGTGTTCCTCTTGGCCTcatgcagctccctgctcagccctgACAGCCAAGAACCAGGATGGCCCAGTCGAACCCCAGGGGGCTGCTTGGCTCACCCCAGCCGATTCATCTCCACCCGCAGGGAAGCGAAAGGCCCCAGGAGAGGGTGGTCTGAACTCGCCCCGTCCAGGGCACGCAGCAAGACACAGGCCCAGCCCCCACAGCAGAGCATGCCCAGGGGCCAACGCCCTACCTGGATTCAATTCAAACTGCCCCTCCAGTGGCTTTGACAGAGCAACTGCAGCCACTGCAGGGGGAGGCCTCACTGCAGCCGCCAGCTCCTGTGCCAGACCCCCCGCCTTCCCGAGCTGCACACGCCAGCCACTGGCCTCCAGTCCAACCCCCTCGCCCTGGCTCCTCTTGACTAGCATGGCTACTCTCCAGgggctccagccagctcccctccctccacccccgggGAGGTGCTGAGCCCACCCCCTGCCAGTGCACGAGGGAGCACGACGTGGATacacgctgaagtcaatggcagcgcAGGCAGCAGGGTCAGGGCCTGAGAGGTCAAGAAAATATGAGTCCGGATTGGTGGGCGAGTGAAGGGGAGGCCCCGTTCcataccctcccccccccatcatttAGTAGCAATGATTGACAGGCAGAGCTCTGCGCAGGGCAGGTTTCTGGCTGTCTCCCGAAGACAGCCACGCACATGGCTATGAACCCGGGCTGACAGGCCAGCGCTATGCAGCTTGCAGGAAAGGTCAGGCTCTTGTGAAAGCGTTTGCACTCCTCTTGCAAAAGCCCctttaaaaaaagtcagaaaGTACCACGcacccacagcacctcctgcattgTGCCTTTGCAGCCCTTGAGAACTGGGCCCCTTTAAGGGGGTCACCggttgtcccctccccccagtggccaCTAGCAAACACAAAGGCTTGTCACTGTCCTGTTTGGAatattcaggggtggggggaggtttacCAGAGAATTTGCTCTGGATTAGCGGGGAGCGTCAGGCCCAGGTCCCCTGTAAGAGAGGCGTGGCTGGGACCCAGCAGGACAGGACGGAGACTGGGGGACGGGACGAGCCAGCTCTGCATTTCCAAGCCCCTCTAGAAGAGGGGAGTCTCCCTTCCGctccaggcaggctgcctccccgAGGAAACCCAGCCACGGCTTGTGCACAGAGGGCCTTGCTGGCagcattccccaccccacctgggctgctgGGGAAGAGACGCAGCCACCCCACCCGCTGCGTCAGAGCCAAGCAGGACCCATGAGCTTCACGCTGCTGGGGCGAGATCTTTCCCTAGAATGTCCCACTCGGCTGCTGGGTGACAGGCAGGGGGGCAGACCGGTACCAACTGGGAGCCAAAACACCCAGAGGGAAAGAAGAAAACGGAGGCCCCGAGTTCTCAGGCTGGTTTAATCTGGCTTCATTCTACACAGCTGTGAGGTCATTTCATTCCCCAAACCTCGGCCCCACAGCAACGCACCCAGAGCTCCCTGCCTAGGTACCGCTAGGGATCCTGGGACAGGTGGGTGAAATGACTTCCAGCTACCCCCACCAGTCTCTGGCCTGCCAGGCAATTACAGCTTCCCTCATGCTCCGCCCCAGCTGCCAGTCCGACGCCAGGGGCACCCACCACAGCGAAGGGGGCTGGAGCcctcaggctggggaggggctgtgcctgATAGCGAGGGTGAATCTGGGGGTCCTGAGAAGCAAAGGGGGAATCCAAGCCAGGAACAGGGAAGCGAGCAGTGTGCAAACCTCCTTGCCCCACTCCTGACCCCATGCAATTCAGTTCCCAGGACACACACCCTCCAGCACCTCCGGGCTCTGGCCAGAGGCAGCTACGCTCCACCACCTGGACAGGACACAGGTCTTGGCTGTTTCCATGCAAAGGAAACCTGCAGAATCCAGGGAGATCCAGAGGGATCCGGGACAGGGCGGGCCGAGCATCGAGGGCCTGTTCAACCTGGGAATGGAGCTGTCTCCTGCAGGAACTGTGCGGCCTCTGGAGCACCATCCCTCTCCCTAGCTGTGCGACTGGGTGCGCCAGGAACGCAGGCAGCAATGCCCAAgactgcccagctctgcctccttGGCCACACCTCCTCCTCCATCCATGGGTGGGAAACTCCAACACGCAGCCACCTTGCAAGATAGCCAGTGTAAGCGCCGGGGGGGGATGCCCAGCACGAGCCAGATATTGGAGGACTGGGATTGAAAACACGTGGGTGAGATGGGACAGTCTCCAGGAGCCCGGCTAAGGGACCCAgggtcctgacctgcagccagATGGACTGAGTGCTCAGCTCCAACCCAAAGGAACGGGGGAACCAGTCACACCAGGCTGCCAGGGCTCACACCCCCGAGGGCCCTGGAGGTGCCTGGGCAGCCTGGTTAACTCTTCTCTGGACGGTTCCTGTTCAGCACGGCCCTGGGGGTGAACTCCAGCTTCTCCTTGAGGCTCACCACCTCGGTCAGGTCCTTGCCCGCAATCTCCTGCAGCTTCCTGTCCTCCCGCCGCTCCGAGATGCTCTTCTCTTCCTCAACCGGCTGCGGGGAGTCACCACGGATGAACCACTCCAGGTGGtagcccactgcccccaccacaAAGGCCACAGGGAAGGTGACGTAAGGGGCGTAGGTCCGCACAGTCATCCACAGCAAGGGCCACATGGCGTCACCAGGAGAGAGCGCCAGATGTGTTCTGGAGAGGGGGGCAGAGTCAGTGTCACAGCTGCATAGACCCATCTCCCTCCTAGCCCCCCACCCAAGGGAGAGTCGCCCCCTTCCTTCCCCGCTCCCCAGACAAACTCCAAGATCCCAAACCATCGTCATCCCCCCTACATGACCCGCCCAGCACCTTCCTCCACCCCAGGGGAGCCCCAAAATCACCACACACACTTGACCCTGCCCCTTGGCCCAGATACACCCAGCTCCAAAGCCCCAACCTGGAACTCCAGGAAAGTCACCCCCACGCTGGCACCCCCCCAGGTGACTAGATATCTCAGCTACCCGTgtcccccccaaactcccacctGGGTGGCACTGGTCAAACTCCCACCCGGGGTAGCTTGGCAACCGGGCTGCAGGGTTCCAGGGCAGTTAGTGGGCTGAAACCTCCATGCCAGCACCCCTCCCCAACCCTGACAGCTTCTAGGGTGCCTAGGGGAAGGCAAGGGGCAATGAGCCTCCCCAGGGTCTCCTGCTCCAGCAGAGCCCAATTCCTAAGAGAAAGGGCAGAAAAGCACCTCTGCACACACCCCATTCATCTCCCAGCCCCCAGGAAACCACTGCTGGGAGCCTGCCCTGTGCTTTGTGTTATGCTTGGAAACCACGGTATAACCACGAACCCCAATCCTCCTGCCTCCACCCAAGAGGATAACCAAGGCAGTGGCTGGTTagtctggggcagggagaggaaaggaatTGAGTTCTGGCGGCCTCTGGACGGTAATAGGGGCTGTACAGTGCATACTCGGCTCTGCCAATGGGGGACGCCCCCGATCCTGATCCATGGGCCCCCCACTattccagccccgggctccccacacacacagctcagcccctgccccccgatcCTGATCCATGGCCCCCCCACtattccagcccctgccccccgatcCTGATCCATGGGCCCCCCACTattccagccccgggctcccccccacacagctcagcccctgccccccgatcCTGATCCAcatcccccacccactattccagcccctgccccccgatcCTGATCCATGGGCCCCCCACACACtattccagcccctgccccccgatcCTGATCCATGGGGCCCCCACTATTCCAGCCCCGGGctctccacacacacagctcagcccctgccccccaatcctGATCCACgtccccccacccactattccagaccctgccccccaatccTGATCcatgagctccccacacacacagctcagcccCTACCCCCCGATCCTGATCCACGTCCCCCCCCCACTATTCCAGCCCCTACCCCCCGATCCTGATCCATGggccccccacccactattccagaCCCTGCCCCCCGATCCTGATCCATgggcccccacacacactattccagcccctgccccccgatcCCGATCCATGGGGCCCCCACTATTCCAGCCCCGGGctctccacacacacagcccagcccctgccccccgatcCACGTCCCCCACCCGCtattccagcccctgccccccgatcctgttccacgccccccccccgggcagggtcCCTCTCCCACGCACTCAGCCTTTGCCGAGCGGGGCCCACGGGTCCCCCTGACTCCCCGAGGCATGAACGCGAGGCCGGAGGCTCGTTCCCGCAGGGCCCGGGAGGGGAAAGGCGGAAGCCTCGGCCCGCTGCCCCCACGCCGCAGACGGGGTCGGGGGTCCCGGCAGCTCCCGCCCCCCCAGGCAGGCGAGCAAAGGCCGCGGGGCTCCGCGCCCCGGGCAACCAGGCCGGGGGACGGGGGGGCGCCCGGGGCGGGGCAGGCCCGGCCCCTCTCACCTCTCCAGGCGGGCGCCCCTCTGCCCGGCCGcggccgcctccctctccccGCCGCTGGCTTCCGGGCCAGGCCCCGCCGCAGCCTCGCGGCCCGATTGGCGGCTGCAGCGCCGGGGAGGCCGGGCCGAGGCGGGCCGCGCTGCCAGGCGAGCCCGGCCCCTGCTGGGGAGCGCGGGGAAGGGCCGGGCTGGGGCTTGATTTCCAGCCGGACCCCAGCAGGGCTCCCCGGGTCCCCCGGGACACTCCTGGGTCCCTGTCTGCTGTTAGCTCCGACCCGGCTGGACTTTGGGGCTCAAAGAACCCCGCTCCCTCAAAATCATCCCCCCTCCGCCCTCCGTCCCCTCTCAAAACCTGGGGAAGCCCCGGCCCAA
It includes:
- the SMIM12 gene encoding small integral membrane protein 12 isoform X1, whose product is MPRGVRGTRGPRSAKAETHLALSPGDAMWPLLWMTVRTYAPYVTFPVAFVVGAVGYHLEWFIRGDSPQPVEEEKSISERREDRKLQEIAGKDLTEVVSLKEKLEFTPRAVLNRNRPEKS
- the SMIM12 gene encoding small integral membrane protein 12 isoform X2 — translated: MWPLLWMTVRTYAPYVTFPVAFVVGAVGYHLEWFIRGDSPQPVEEEKSISERREDRKLQEIAGKDLTEVVSLKEKLEFTPRAVLNRNRPEKS